From Peromyscus eremicus chromosome 3, PerEre_H2_v1, whole genome shotgun sequence, one genomic window encodes:
- the LOC131906161 gene encoding taste receptor type 2 member 120-like, producing the protein MNLLEWIATIIIMTEFLLGNCANIFIILVNAIDCVKRRKISSADRIITALVISRIGLLWAMSMNWHSTVFTENTSHVQIRALGRITWAVSNHFSNCLGTILSMFYLLKIANFYNPLFLHLKRKIENVLLVIFLGTFLLFVLYLGVVNINKIAWVNGYEGNGTLKNILKDITSLSNMYLFSLINIIPFCVSLTCVLLLVYSLGKHLRNMKFHGKGCQDPSTMVHIKALQTLVSFLLLYATYFLCVIISGWNSLNAPVFLFFVAISAVYPTGHSIILIWGNQKLKQALLLYLKQVRC; encoded by the coding sequence ATGAATTTACTAGAATGGATTGCCACCATCATAATAATGACAGAATTTCTCTTAGGAAACTGTGCCAATATCTTCATAATTCTAGTGAACGCCATTGACTGTGTCAAGAGAAGAAAGATCTCCTCTGCTGATAGAATTATAACTGCTCTTGTCATCTCCAGAATTGGTTTGCTCTGGGCAATGTCAATGAATTGGCATTCAACTGTGTTTACTGAAAATACAAGCCATGTACAAATAAGAGCGTTGGGTCGCATTACCTGGGCAGTAAGCAACCATTTTAGCAATTGTCTGGGGACCATACTCAGTATGTTTTATTTGTTGAAGATAGCCAATTTTTACAACCCCCTGTTTCTTcacctaaaaagaaaaattgaaaatgttCTTCTCGTGATATTTTTGgggacttttcttctttttgttttgtatcttgGAGTGGTGAATATCAACAAGATTGCTTGGGTAAATGGTTATGAAGGAAATGGGACTTTGAAGAACATACTGAAGGACATCACAAGCCTTTCAAATATGTATCTCTTCAGCCTGATAAATATCATACCATTTTGTGTATCACTGACATGTGTTCTGCTCTTAGTCTACTCCCTAGGGAAACATCTCAGGAATATGAAATTTCACGGCAAAGGATGTCAAGATCCCAGCACCATGGTCCACATAAAGGCCTTGCAAACTTTGGTCTCCTTTCTTTTGTTGTACGCCACATACTTTCTGTGTGTAATTATATCAGGTTGGAATTCACTTAATGCACCAGTCTTCTTATTTTTTGTGGCAATTAGTGCTGTCTACCCAACAGGTCATTCTATTATTTTGATCTGGGGAAACCAGAAGCTGAAACAGGCCCTTCTGCTGTATCTGAAGCAGGTGAGATGCTGA
- the LOC131906542 gene encoding taste receptor type 2 member 13-like — MESILYSIFTTVIVAEFVFGNLSNGFIVLTNCIDLVRKGTLPSIGWILLFLAISRMVLIWEILLAWLKYLQYSFSFVAGTELRVIMLTWGVSNHFSLWLATILSIFYLLKIASFSRPAFLYLKWRVKHVLLTILLGNVIILLFNIIEINKHTEEWMYQYERNTTWNSRTTGFRRFSQLVLFKMIMFSLTPFMVALVSFILLIVSLWKHLQKMQLNFRGERDPGTKAHMNALRIMVSFLLLYASYFISFFISLFPVVHQKGLNHMFSLIVGLFYPSSHSFILILGHANLRQVCLLVLKQLRCGQKQ; from the coding sequence ATGGAAAGTATCCTGTACAGCATCTTCACTACTGTCATAGTGGCAGAGTTTGTATTTGGAAATCTGAGCAATGGATTCATAGTGCTGACAAACTGCATTGACTTGGTCAGGAAAGGAACGCTTCCTTCCATTGGTTGGATCCTGCTTTTCTTGGCCATTTCCAGAATGGTTTTGATCTGGGAAATATTACTAGCATGGCTAAAATATCTgcagtattcattttcatttgtggCTGGAACAGAACTAAGGGTTATTATGTTGACCTGGGGAGTTTCCAATCACTTCAGTCTCTGGCTGGCCACCATCCTCAGCATCTTTTATTTGCTCAAAATAGCCAGTTTCTCCAGGCCTGCTTTTCTCTATCTGAAGTGGAGAGTAAAGCATGTGCTTCTGACAATACTTCTAGGAAACGTGATCATCCTGCTGTTCAAtataatagaaataaacaaacacacagaagagTGGATGTATCAATATGAGAGAAACACGACCTGGAATTCCAGAACAACTGGTTTTAGGAGGTTTTCACAGCTAGTCTTATTCAAGATGATTATGTTCTCTTTAACCCCGTTCATGGTGGCCCTGGTCTCCTTCATCCTGCTTATTGTCTCCTTGTGGAAACATCTCCAGAAGATGCAGCTAAATTTCAGAGGGGAACGAGACCCCGGGACAAAAGCCCACATGAATGCCTTGAGAATTATGGTCTCCTTCCTCTTACTCTATGCCTCTTATTTCATATCCTTTTTTATATCATTGTTTCCTGTGGTACATCAAAAAGGACTCAATCATATGTTTAGCCTAATTGTTGGGCTTTTCTACCCTTCAAGCCACTCATTTATCTTGATTCTGGGACATGCTAATTTAAGGCAGGTCTGTCTTTTGGTGCTGAAGCAGCTGAGATGTGGGCAAAAGCAGTAG